One window of Dysidea avara chromosome 11, odDysAvar1.4, whole genome shotgun sequence genomic DNA carries:
- the LOC136238303 gene encoding heparan sulfate glucosamine 3-O-sulfotransferase 1-like has translation MNIPLQQRPVRLLVITMVMLILITMIFTRNKQQIIIYTTNMASSPQSAPRLTRIGSDLEFDYSSCPPSSMMLNSTQLNTAPLHDDCPHVFIIGTRKGGTTSMYQYLSSHPDFGGVRLDQETAAGETFFFERQYDRKPWSAYVSEFPTDKMSGDSSVGNLVNCHVPQILYSNCGRTAKAVVLLRNPLERFQSNFRLRVRREREGFGKQVNISDMVEREINRFYQKVGDVSMEELSGNPNELKCTYHPADNMVFEGLYYVHLHNWLCNFPAENILILNTEQMHDNSVKSLTEVMEFVGLPPLEDHVMQQITSVMYNFGGKLEEERSFRKLTTSDRKKLITIYEAFNNKLFKLLKWNTLEWNEISG, from the coding sequence ATGAATATACCATTACAGCAAAGACCTGTCCGATTGCTAGTTATTACTATGGTTATGCTAATTCTCATCACCATGATATTCACTAGAAACAAGCAACAAATCATTATCTATACAACTAATATGGCTTCATCACCACAATCAGCTCCAAGACTTACTCGTATTGGAAGTGATTTAGAATTTGATTACAGCAGTTGTCCTCCATCATCAATGATGTTGAACTCTACTCAGTTGAACACTGCTCCATTACATGATGATTGTCCACATGTGTTCATCATAGGAACTCGTAAAGGAGGGACCACTTCTATGTATCAATACTTATCCAGTCATCCTGATTTTGGTGGGGTCCGGTTGGATCAAGAAACTGCAGCTGGAGAAACGTTTTTCTTTGAAAGGCAATACGATAGGAAACCTTGGAGTGCGTATGTGTCAGAGTTTCCTACTGATAAAATGAGTGGTGATTCCAGTGTTGGTAACTTAGTGAACTGTCATGTACCACAGATACTATACAGTAATTGTGGCAGGACAGCTAAGGCGGTTGTATTACTGAGGAACCCTCTAGAGAGGTTCCAGTCTAACTTCAGATTGAGAGTGCGGCGTGAAAGGGAAGGCTTTGGTAAGCAAGTGAATATTTCAGACATGGTAGAAAGAGAGATTAACCGCTTTTACCAGAAAGTAGGGGACGTTAGCATGGAGGAACTTAGTGGTAATCCCAACGAACTGAAATGTACATATCATCCAGCTGATAATATGGTGTTTGAGGGATTGTACTATGTGCACCTTCACAATTGGTTGTGTAACTTCCCAGCTGAGAACATACTCATCTTAAACACAGAACAGATGCATGATAACTCAGTGAAGAGTTTGACTGAAGTGATGGAGTTTGTTGGTCTACCACCTCTTgaagatcatgtgatgcagCAAATAACATCAGTCATGTACAACTTTGGAGGGAAACTGGAGGAGGAGCGGTCATTTAGAAAGTTGACCACATCTGACAGGAAGAAACTGATAACTATTTATGAGGCATTTAATAACAAGTTATTTAAGTTACTGAAGTGGAATACTTTGGAATGGAATGAAATATCAGGGTAA
- the LOC136239226 gene encoding heparan sulfate glucosamine 3-O-sulfotransferase 1-like yields the protein MRISERLQQKHFQLLVIVAVFIVILITLVATSNNQQILSHTTRASSPQTIPTLTRIGSDLNFDYSSCPPSSVMLNSTQLNTVPLHNDCPRVFIIGARKGGTTSMYQYLSSHPDFGGVRLDKGPSAGETFYFSLHYNKKPWSEYVSEFPADKMSGDSSVGNLVDCRVPQRLYSNCGRTAKVVVLLRNPLERFQSNFRMRARLKTRYNTHMNISDIVEDEINRFYHRVSSNRNINMDHLSGHPNNLTCTCGPAGNMVFEGLYYVHLHNWLCNFPAENILILNTEQMHDNSVKSLAEAMKFVGLQPLEDHMMQQVTSVVYNNGGKLENELSFRKLTMSDKKKLLTIYESFNNKLFQLLQWNTVKWNELIIN from the coding sequence ATGAGGATAAGTGAAAGATTACAACAAAAACATTTCCAGTTACTGGTTATTGTTGCTGTTTTCATCGTGATTCTCATCACACTGGTAGCCACTAGCAACAATCAACAAATCCTCTCCCACACTACTAGGGCTTCATCACCACAGACAATACCAACACTTACTCGTATTGGCAGTGATTTAAACTTTGATTACAGCAGTTGTCCTCCATCATCAGTGATGTTGAACTCTACTCAGTTAAACACTGTTCCATTACATAATGATTGTCCACGTGTGTTCATCATAGGAGCTCGTAAAGGAGGGACCACCTCAATGTATCAATACTTGTCCAGTCATCCTGATTTTGGTGGGGTTCGGTTAGATAAAGGACCTTCGGCTGGAGAAACATTTTACTTTTCATTGCACTATAATAAGAAACCTTGGAGTGAATATGTGTCAGAGTTTCCTGCTGATAAAATGAGTGGTGATTCCAGTGTTGGTAACTTAGTGGACTGTCGTGTACCACAGAGACTATACAGTAATTGTGGCAGGACAGCTAAGGTGGTTGTGTTATTGAGGAACCCTCTGGAGAGGTTTCAATCTAACTTCAGAATGAGGGCACGGCTCAAAACAAGGTATAATACTCATATGAATATTTCAGACATTGTAGAAGACGAAATTAACCGCTTTTACCATCGAGTGTCCTCAAATAGAAATATTAACATGGATCACCTTAGTGGCCATCCCAATAATCTAACATGTACTTGTGGTCCAGCAGGAAATATGGTGTTTGAGGGATTGTACTATGTGCACCTTCACAATTGGTTGTGTAACTTCCCAGCTGAGAACATACTCATCTTAAACACAGAACAGATGCATGATAACTCAGTGAAGAGTTTGGCTGAAGCGATGAAGTTTGTTGGTCTGCAACCTCTTGAAGATCACATGATGCAACAAGTGACATCAGTTGTGTACAACAATGGAGGGAAACTGGAGAATGAATTGTCATTTAGAAAGTTGACCATGTCTGACAAGAAGAAGCTGCTGACTATTTATGAGTCCTTCAACAACAAATTATTTCAGTTACTGCAGTGGAACACTGTGAAATGGAACGAATTAATTATTAACTGA